The genomic DNA atcaactacttgttatcactattaaatGAGCACAAAGACATATGGGATTATATATGTGGAATAAAATCATATCTGAGACTAAATCACTCTAAGCTCAatagaagaaaagaaatcataCTGATTCACCAGTTTCACAACAATGTTTCCAAGTATTTCTGTAATTTTCAATTGGTTAGTCAATTAaagtcaattaattaattaattggttaAACTCTGAATTAGGGTAGGTTTTGGGGGGGTGTGTCTTGGACATTATAGGTGATACCTCAACAATACATTTGTTGCCTGGTAAACAATTTGTTGAAAAACTGAAGAAATCGATAAATGctaaattaaagcaaaaataaaacttatttttttttaggttttcatTACGAGTATCCAACATTCAATATGTCAGGTACTGTAACTCATGGAGCCTCTTCCATTATTCTTTCAGGGACAGGGCCTACAGAGGTTCATAGGGATCGACCACAGCCCGGACTTCTCCCACGGTGACGCCTTTGTAGGTCCCGGTGATGGACGTCCACTTGGTCTCCCCGTTCCTGTAGGTGCGTTTGAGGAGTGCAGTGTAAGGGATGTCTGCCCCGTACTTATGAGCCACCATATTGACTTTGCAGTAATTTTTTGGTGGGACTGTGCACTCAACAGTAACAGAGTAGGTGTTTGACTCGGTATGACTGGTCCCCTTCGAGAACTGGAGGGTTGTCTCCGCGCTAAACCCAACAGTTGCAGAGGCAATATCTGGGATTCCAGCAGTGATGCTAGTCGTGATGCCTGCTGTTATTGAAAAGCTGGTGTCCCACCTTTGCTCCACTTGGATTGACTTTGAGAGGGTGGCTGTCTGTTTCACTGGCTGGTCGCTGTTGTTGGTGATGGCAGACTTGGTCAAGATCTCTGGAGGATACTTAATGATGTTAAGATCATCAGTTTTATACTTGACATCAGTTATTTGCTCGCTGATTACATCTGAGTTAAAGGTCAGAACCTGGTAGTTCTTGTACCAACGCTCTTTACCTCCCCTGGCATGGAAGAAGGCCTCATTTTTAACATCCACCTTCCCAAGACCATACTCGTTCTTCCCAACATAAGTAGTACCATCGGGGGAGGTGTTTACTGCATTTGCAGGCACTGAACCGTAGGAGCCATTCTTCCACTTCAAAGACTCAAAGTCGTCTTTGTTCACCAGGATCTCAAATTGGGAGACACGATGCTCTTTGTCTCCATAGGCGTAGTGGCAGTAAGAATCCAGGGAAGGGCAGAAGAAGCCGGCCTGACTCTCATATTTGGCAACGTACTCGGTGCGTTTTTCGTATCCATTGTAGATTGAAACTGCTCCGTCGGGGAGAGAGCCGTCAAAGGTCTCCCATTTCAGGTTGGTTTGTTCAAAGGTCACTTTGAGAAAGCACAGATAGGAACAATGTTAAGTATAAACCAACTTACATCAGAAATCAATCAATGTATTCccaaaacttttttaaaatagacAAGCTTGGAATGAATGCTTTATAGGGCAAAAGAAAAACTGGCCAATGGAGAGTGAAGAGCAAaacatttacctcaaaattatatttaaatcaCTTATCAAATTGTCATGAATTTTAGAAGTAGCCAAACTGACCAAATACTAAATGCCGAAGAAGTGATTGTCCAACcatagcttagcaaccgtaactaggcatGGCGGTCTCTCAAGCTCtggatttctccacatgttgaagCG from Sebastes fasciatus isolate fSebFas1 chromosome 6, fSebFas1.pri, whole genome shotgun sequence includes the following:
- the LOC141770228 gene encoding natterin-3-like — protein: MATPVTFEQTNLKWETFDGSLPDGAVSIYNGYEKRTEYVAKYESQAGFFCPSLDSYCHYAYGDKEHRVSQFEILVNKDDFESLKWKNGSYGSVPANAVNTSPDGTTYVGKNEYGLGKVDVKNEAFFHARGGKERWYKNYQVLTFNSDVISEQITDVKYKTDDLNIIKYPPEILTKSAITNNSDQPVKQTATLSKSIQVEQRWDTSFSITAGITTSITAGIPDIASATVGFSAETTLQFSKGTSHTESNTYSVTVECTVPPKNYCKVNMVAHKYGADIPYTALLKRTYRNGETKWTSITGTYKGVTVGEVRAVVDPYEPL